The following coding sequences lie in one Pelobacter seleniigenes DSM 18267 genomic window:
- a CDS encoding DctP family TRAP transporter solute-binding subunit: MTNYRTPLLFLTAFLLGAFFPIVCFAAEGQDRVLTFAFQNSLEHTQGQGVLRFAELVKEKSSGRMVVETFPDGRLGGDLKTVAALQRGKIDMTVTNSGLLSGLVKGFGIFDFPFIFSSVDEADAIVDGSFGQDLLKQLPDLGLIGLGYWELGFRNVTNNIRPINSLEDFRGIKLRILKSPVILDTFNALGCKTVPLAWPQVYQALESGYVDGQENPVTNIQFANLYKVQKYLSFSRHVYSPQTVLISKLTWQKLSNREKEIIIDAENEARAYQRKVNRAQMDESLRFLKGQMSINQISTKEMQKIRKQIKPVIDKYSQEVGVETVKAFNKEIDRIRHGH, translated from the coding sequence ATGACGAATTATCGCACGCCGCTTTTGTTTTTGACCGCTTTTTTGCTTGGTGCCTTTTTTCCAATCGTTTGTTTTGCTGCCGAAGGCCAGGATCGCGTCCTGACTTTTGCCTTTCAGAACAGCCTTGAGCATACCCAGGGGCAAGGAGTTCTCCGTTTTGCGGAACTGGTCAAGGAGAAAAGCAGTGGACGGATGGTTGTTGAAACCTTCCCGGACGGCAGGCTCGGGGGAGATTTGAAGACGGTGGCCGCTTTACAGCGGGGGAAGATCGATATGACGGTGACCAACTCCGGGTTGTTGTCCGGTTTGGTCAAGGGCTTTGGCATTTTTGATTTTCCTTTTATTTTCAGCAGTGTGGATGAGGCAGATGCGATTGTCGATGGCTCCTTCGGACAAGACCTCCTGAAACAGCTCCCGGATCTCGGCCTGATCGGTCTTGGCTACTGGGAACTCGGATTTCGCAATGTGACCAACAATATTCGCCCGATCAACTCCCTGGAAGATTTTCGGGGGATCAAGTTACGGATACTCAAATCTCCCGTGATTTTAGATACATTCAATGCCCTGGGGTGCAAGACCGTGCCACTCGCCTGGCCCCAGGTCTATCAGGCGCTGGAATCCGGTTACGTCGACGGGCAGGAGAATCCGGTCACCAATATCCAGTTTGCCAACCTCTACAAGGTCCAGAAATATTTGTCTTTTTCCCGCCACGTTTACTCGCCGCAAACGGTTCTGATCAGCAAACTCACCTGGCAGAAATTATCCAACCGGGAAAAGGAGATCATCATTGACGCAGAAAATGAGGCCAGAGCTTATCAGCGAAAAGTCAATCGCGCGCAGATGGATGAATCTCTTCGTTTCCTGAAGGGACAGATGTCCATCAACCAGATCTCGACCAAGGAAATGCAGAAAATCAGAAAACAGATCAAACCGGTGATTGATAAGTATTCCCAAGAAGTCGGCGTGGAGACCGTGAAGGCCTTCAATAAGGAAATAGATAGAATTCGCCATGGGCACTGA